One region of Natronorubrum aibiense genomic DNA includes:
- a CDS encoding A24 family peptidase C-terminal domain-containing protein, with the protein MTLVGASATGPDLLRLVAVPVFAWVAVRDIKTRRVSSGVWIPLAVLGLCTLVWEGRLAWAAGGYAWRYEFLIPTAVSLGFVVPIAYLFWWFGGFGGADAKALLVLALLFPTFPQYTIGSWTLPLTTTPIGTFSFTILTNAVVVGLAIPLVIAVRNAAAGRITSVMVIGWPVSWEAIPETHGRLLETPEGRSRGGLDLDALRMYLRWRGLSLADVRENPDQYRDPATLPAEPNPPTDGAVTAVVRGDGGAALEANESNANTSNEHDDPWGTEAFLADIEGTAYGTTPAELREGLEVLVQKDTVWISPGAPFLVPVFVGLAVALIYGDLLIGAVL; encoded by the coding sequence GTGACACTCGTAGGCGCGTCGGCGACGGGACCAGATCTGCTTCGACTCGTCGCCGTCCCCGTGTTCGCCTGGGTTGCCGTTCGGGATATCAAGACCAGACGAGTCTCGAGCGGTGTCTGGATCCCGCTTGCAGTCCTTGGACTCTGCACGCTCGTCTGGGAGGGCCGCCTCGCATGGGCCGCGGGCGGCTACGCCTGGCGCTACGAGTTTCTCATCCCGACAGCGGTGAGTCTCGGCTTCGTCGTGCCCATCGCGTACCTCTTTTGGTGGTTCGGGGGCTTCGGCGGCGCTGACGCGAAGGCGCTGCTCGTCCTCGCCCTGCTGTTTCCGACGTTTCCACAGTATACGATCGGATCGTGGACGTTGCCGCTGACGACGACGCCGATCGGGACGTTCTCGTTTACGATCCTGACCAACGCCGTCGTCGTGGGGCTGGCGATTCCGCTCGTGATCGCGGTTCGCAACGCCGCCGCGGGCCGCATCACGTCGGTGATGGTCATCGGGTGGCCCGTCTCGTGGGAGGCGATCCCCGAAACGCACGGCCGACTCCTCGAGACGCCCGAGGGACGCTCTCGAGGCGGCCTCGATCTCGACGCGCTGCGGATGTACCTGCGCTGGCGAGGGCTCTCACTGGCCGACGTTCGCGAGAATCCCGACCAATACCGCGATCCGGCGACCCTGCCCGCCGAGCCGAACCCGCCGACCGACGGGGCCGTCACCGCCGTCGTGCGCGGCGACGGCGGGGCAGCACTCGAGGCCAATGAATCGAACGCCAATACCTCGAACGAGCACGACGACCCGTGGGGGACCGAGGCGTTTCTCGCGGATATCGAGGGGACGGCCTACGGCACCACACCCGCGGAGCTTCGGGAGGGCCTCGAGGTATTAGTACAGAAAGACACCGTCTGGATCTCGCCTGGCGCGCCGTTTCTCGTGCCCGTGTTCGTCGGACTGGCGGTCGCACTGATCTACGGCGACCTGCTAATTGGTGCGGTCCTCTGA
- a CDS encoding HIT family protein yields the protein MSTIFTQIVEGEIPARIVYEDETTIAFLDANPLAPGHTLVIPKDEYERVNDVPDDVATDLYATIHRLVPAVEDAVDADASTVAFNNGEAAGQEVPHVHCHIVPRFEGDGAGPIHSLFSDAKTFDVADLDQITEDLSDDELDEIAAEIESRA from the coding sequence ATGAGTACGATCTTCACGCAGATCGTTGAGGGGGAGATCCCCGCCCGAATCGTGTACGAAGACGAGACGACGATCGCCTTCCTTGATGCCAACCCGCTGGCGCCGGGGCACACACTGGTCATCCCGAAAGACGAGTACGAACGGGTGAACGACGTCCCCGACGACGTCGCCACCGATCTCTATGCGACCATCCACCGACTAGTCCCCGCTGTCGAGGATGCCGTCGACGCCGACGCCTCGACCGTTGCGTTCAACAACGGCGAAGCGGCCGGGCAAGAAGTCCCCCACGTCCACTGCCATATTGTCCCTCGCTTCGAGGGTGATGGCGCTGGCCCCATCCACAGCCTCTTCAGCGACGCCAAGACGTTCGACGTCGCCGATCTGGATCAGATCACCGAGGACCTCTCGGACGACGAACTCGACGAAATCGCCGCGGAAATCGAGTCTCGAGCCTGA